A window from Camelus dromedarius isolate mCamDro1 chromosome 9, mCamDro1.pat, whole genome shotgun sequence encodes these proteins:
- the ZNF567 gene encoding zinc finger protein 567 isoform X1, translating into MAQGSVSFKDVTVDFSQEEWQHLDPAQKTLYMDVMLENYCHLISVAGCHMTKPDVILKLERGEEPWTSCTGHTCLEESWKAEDLLVKFKEQQDKYSRSVALINHKKLIKEKSNTYEKTFTSSKNPINSTNLPPEYDTHGKIFKNVSELIISNLSPTRKRLSEYNGYGKSLFTTKPETAHSGVKAHNQRARTVSHSEVLMQHHKVETPAQSFGYSDCEKSFLKKGGLITHNRAYRRENPSEHTKRRRVTNIEKKHTCTECGKSFCRKSVLILHQGIHTEEKPYQCHQCGNSFRRKSYLIDHQRTHTGEKPFVCNECGKSFRLKTALTDHQRTHTGEKSYECPQCRNAFRLKSHLIRHQRTHTGEKPYECNDCGKSFRQKTTLSLHQRIHTGEKPYICKECGKSFHQKANLTVHQRTHTGEKPYICNECGKSFSQKTTLALHEKTHNEEKPYICNECGKSFRQKTTLVAHQRTHTGEKSYECPHCGKAFRMKSYLIDHHRTHTGEKPYECNECGKSFSQKTNLNLHQRIHTGEKPYICNECGKSFRQKATLTVHQKIHTGQKSYECPQCGKAFSRKSYLIHHQRTHTGEKPYKCNECGKCFRQKTNLIVHQRTHTGEKPYICNECGKSFSYKRNLIVHQRTHKGENMEMQ; encoded by the exons GGATCAGTGTCATTCAAAGATGTGACTGTGGACTTCTCTCAGGAGGAGTGGCAGCACCTGGATCCTGCTCAGAAGACACTATACATGGATGTGATGTTGGAAAACTATTGCCATCTCATTTCTGTGG CAGGGTGTCACATGACCAAGCCTGATGTGATCCTCAAGTTGGAGCGGGGAGAAGAGCCATGGACATCATGTACAGGTCATACCTGCTTAG AAGAAAGCTGGAAAGCTGAAGACTTGTTAGTGAAATTCAAGGAACAACAAGATAAGTATTCTAGATCAGTTGCATTAATCAACCACAAAAAACTGATTAAGGAGAAGAGTAATACCTATGAAAAGACATTTACATCAAGCAAAAACCCTATTAATTCAACAAATCTACCTCCTGAATATGACACtcatggaaagatttttaaaaatgtttcagagtTAATCATCAGTAATCTAAGTCCTACACGGAAGAGACTTAGTGAGTATAATGGATATGGGAAATCACTCTTCACTACAAAGCCAGAGACAGCTCACTCTGGAGTCAAAGCCCATAATCAGCGTGCCAGGACTGTCAGTCATAGTGAAGTGCTTATGCAACATCATAAGGTGGAAACTCCAGCACAGTCATTTGGATATAGTGACTGTGAGAAATCATTTCTTAAAAAGGGAGGCTTAATTACACATAATAGAGCTTACAGAAGGGAAAACCCATCTGAACATACTAAAAGGAGAAGAGTAACCAATATTGAAAAAAAGCATACATGCACTGAATGTGGGAAGTCCTTCTGCAGGAAGTCAGTATTGATTCTGCATCAGGGAATTCACACAGAGGAAAAACCCTATCAATGTCATCAATGTGGAAATTCATTTAGAAGGAAGTCATATCTCATTGAtcatcagagaactcacacaggagagaaaccctttGTTTGTAATGAATGTGGCAAGTCCTTCCGCCTAAAAACAGCCCTCACTGATCATCAGAGAACACATACAGGGGAGAAATCATATGAATGTCCACAATGTAGGAATGCCTTCAGGTTAAAGTCACACCTCATTCGCCACCAGAgaactcacacaggagagaaaccataTGAGTGTAATGACTGTGGGAAGTCTTTCCGCCAGAAGACAACACTCTCCctacatcagagaattcatacaggagagaaaccctatatTTGTAAAGAATGTGGGAAGTCCTTTCACCAGAAGGCAAACCTTACTGtacatcagagaactcacacagggGAAAAGCCCTATATTTGTAACGAATGTGGGAAATCCTTCTCCCAGAAGACAACCCTCGCACTTCATGAGAAGACTCATAATGAGGAGAAACCTTATATTTGTAATGAATGTGGAAAATCCTTCCGCCAGAAGACAACCCTCGTAGCACATCAGCGGACACATACAGGGGAAAAATCCTATGAATGTCCTCACTGTGGGAAGGCCTTTAGAATGAAGTCTTACCTCATTGATCATCACAgaactcacacaggagagaaaccatatgaatgtaatgaatgtgggaaatccttcAGTCAGAAGACAAATCTCAATctacatcagagaattcacacaggagagaagccctatATTTGTAATGAGTGTGGGAAGTCCTTTCGCCAGAAAGCAACCCTCACCGTACATCAGAAAATACATACAGGGCAGAAATCCTATGAATGTCCtcagtgtgggaaagcctttagcAGGAAGTCATATCTCATTCATCATCAAAGAACtcatacaggagagaaaccatATAAGTGTAATGAATGTGGAAAGTGCTTTCGCCAGAAAACGAATCTCATTGTACATCAGAGAACTCATACAGGGGAGAAACCCTATATTTGTAATGAGTGTGGGAAGTCCTTCAGTTATAAGAGAAACCTCATTGTCCATCAGAGAACTCACAAGGGAGAAAACATGGAAATGCAATAA
- the ZNF567 gene encoding zinc finger protein 567 isoform X2 encodes MAQGSVSFKDVTVDFSQEEWQHLDPAQKTLYMDVMLENYCHLISVGCHMTKPDVILKLERGEEPWTSCTGHTCLEESWKAEDLLVKFKEQQDKYSRSVALINHKKLIKEKSNTYEKTFTSSKNPINSTNLPPEYDTHGKIFKNVSELIISNLSPTRKRLSEYNGYGKSLFTTKPETAHSGVKAHNQRARTVSHSEVLMQHHKVETPAQSFGYSDCEKSFLKKGGLITHNRAYRRENPSEHTKRRRVTNIEKKHTCTECGKSFCRKSVLILHQGIHTEEKPYQCHQCGNSFRRKSYLIDHQRTHTGEKPFVCNECGKSFRLKTALTDHQRTHTGEKSYECPQCRNAFRLKSHLIRHQRTHTGEKPYECNDCGKSFRQKTTLSLHQRIHTGEKPYICKECGKSFHQKANLTVHQRTHTGEKPYICNECGKSFSQKTTLALHEKTHNEEKPYICNECGKSFRQKTTLVAHQRTHTGEKSYECPHCGKAFRMKSYLIDHHRTHTGEKPYECNECGKSFSQKTNLNLHQRIHTGEKPYICNECGKSFRQKATLTVHQKIHTGQKSYECPQCGKAFSRKSYLIHHQRTHTGEKPYKCNECGKCFRQKTNLIVHQRTHTGEKPYICNECGKSFSYKRNLIVHQRTHKGENMEMQ; translated from the exons GGATCAGTGTCATTCAAAGATGTGACTGTGGACTTCTCTCAGGAGGAGTGGCAGCACCTGGATCCTGCTCAGAAGACACTATACATGGATGTGATGTTGGAAAACTATTGCCATCTCATTTCTGTGG GGTGTCACATGACCAAGCCTGATGTGATCCTCAAGTTGGAGCGGGGAGAAGAGCCATGGACATCATGTACAGGTCATACCTGCTTAG AAGAAAGCTGGAAAGCTGAAGACTTGTTAGTGAAATTCAAGGAACAACAAGATAAGTATTCTAGATCAGTTGCATTAATCAACCACAAAAAACTGATTAAGGAGAAGAGTAATACCTATGAAAAGACATTTACATCAAGCAAAAACCCTATTAATTCAACAAATCTACCTCCTGAATATGACACtcatggaaagatttttaaaaatgtttcagagtTAATCATCAGTAATCTAAGTCCTACACGGAAGAGACTTAGTGAGTATAATGGATATGGGAAATCACTCTTCACTACAAAGCCAGAGACAGCTCACTCTGGAGTCAAAGCCCATAATCAGCGTGCCAGGACTGTCAGTCATAGTGAAGTGCTTATGCAACATCATAAGGTGGAAACTCCAGCACAGTCATTTGGATATAGTGACTGTGAGAAATCATTTCTTAAAAAGGGAGGCTTAATTACACATAATAGAGCTTACAGAAGGGAAAACCCATCTGAACATACTAAAAGGAGAAGAGTAACCAATATTGAAAAAAAGCATACATGCACTGAATGTGGGAAGTCCTTCTGCAGGAAGTCAGTATTGATTCTGCATCAGGGAATTCACACAGAGGAAAAACCCTATCAATGTCATCAATGTGGAAATTCATTTAGAAGGAAGTCATATCTCATTGAtcatcagagaactcacacaggagagaaaccctttGTTTGTAATGAATGTGGCAAGTCCTTCCGCCTAAAAACAGCCCTCACTGATCATCAGAGAACACATACAGGGGAGAAATCATATGAATGTCCACAATGTAGGAATGCCTTCAGGTTAAAGTCACACCTCATTCGCCACCAGAgaactcacacaggagagaaaccataTGAGTGTAATGACTGTGGGAAGTCTTTCCGCCAGAAGACAACACTCTCCctacatcagagaattcatacaggagagaaaccctatatTTGTAAAGAATGTGGGAAGTCCTTTCACCAGAAGGCAAACCTTACTGtacatcagagaactcacacagggGAAAAGCCCTATATTTGTAACGAATGTGGGAAATCCTTCTCCCAGAAGACAACCCTCGCACTTCATGAGAAGACTCATAATGAGGAGAAACCTTATATTTGTAATGAATGTGGAAAATCCTTCCGCCAGAAGACAACCCTCGTAGCACATCAGCGGACACATACAGGGGAAAAATCCTATGAATGTCCTCACTGTGGGAAGGCCTTTAGAATGAAGTCTTACCTCATTGATCATCACAgaactcacacaggagagaaaccatatgaatgtaatgaatgtgggaaatccttcAGTCAGAAGACAAATCTCAATctacatcagagaattcacacaggagagaagccctatATTTGTAATGAGTGTGGGAAGTCCTTTCGCCAGAAAGCAACCCTCACCGTACATCAGAAAATACATACAGGGCAGAAATCCTATGAATGTCCtcagtgtgggaaagcctttagcAGGAAGTCATATCTCATTCATCATCAAAGAACtcatacaggagagaaaccatATAAGTGTAATGAATGTGGAAAGTGCTTTCGCCAGAAAACGAATCTCATTGTACATCAGAGAACTCATACAGGGGAGAAACCCTATATTTGTAATGAGTGTGGGAAGTCCTTCAGTTATAAGAGAAACCTCATTGTCCATCAGAGAACTCACAAGGGAGAAAACATGGAAATGCAATAA